One window of the Prosthecobacter sp. genome contains the following:
- a CDS encoding 50S ribosomal protein L11 methyltransferase gives MFVWSKLSASRWADAWEERFAGMTDATLVITSIPGRKTIRVEVYCMTQKRANAIQKQFGGSVRHLKKQNWAAMSAQAPPPVKVRETFVICTARTHAEIAKARKTFPNRDIIAVPADMAFGTGHHATTATVLRLLVDAAKPLQDAGRKWSMADLGCGSGILAIAAAKLGASRVWGCDYDPAAVRIAKENATRNGTPKVRFSQIDVLKWQPKQTWDIVAANIFHDVLEAAFPQLLQAVAPGGILMLSGILKSQAQDCLAAGKRAGFIVQKVVTKGKWVTALGTAKPT, from the coding sequence ATGTTTGTCTGGTCCAAACTTTCCGCCTCACGCTGGGCAGACGCCTGGGAAGAACGCTTCGCGGGAATGACCGACGCCACGCTCGTCATCACCAGCATCCCTGGCCGCAAAACGATCCGCGTGGAGGTCTATTGCATGACGCAGAAGCGTGCGAACGCCATCCAGAAGCAGTTTGGCGGCAGCGTGCGTCATTTGAAAAAGCAGAACTGGGCGGCCATGTCTGCCCAGGCACCGCCACCAGTGAAAGTGCGCGAGACCTTCGTCATCTGCACCGCCCGGACACATGCTGAGATCGCGAAGGCACGAAAGACCTTCCCCAATCGTGACATCATCGCCGTGCCGGCTGACATGGCCTTTGGCACCGGCCACCATGCCACCACGGCCACCGTGCTGCGGCTGCTGGTCGATGCCGCCAAACCACTTCAGGACGCAGGCCGGAAATGGAGCATGGCCGATCTCGGCTGCGGCAGCGGCATCCTGGCAATCGCTGCGGCGAAACTGGGTGCGAGCCGGGTCTGGGGCTGCGATTACGATCCTGCTGCCGTGCGCATCGCCAAGGAGAACGCCACGCGCAACGGCACGCCCAAGGTGCGCTTCTCCCAGATCGATGTGCTCAAGTGGCAGCCAAAGCAGACCTGGGACATCGTGGCCGCGAACATCTTCCATGACGTGCTGGAGGCCGCCTTCCCGCAGCTCCTCCAGGCCGTTGCCCCCGGCGGCATCCTGATGCTCTCCGGCATTCTGAAGTCCCAGGCCCAGGACTGCCTGGCCGCCGGAAAACGTGCCGGTTTCATCGTCCAGAAGGTGGTCACCAAGGGCAAGTGGGTGACGGCTTTGGGCACCGCCAAGCCGACATAA
- a CDS encoding aminotransferase class IV — protein sequence MNLPSFIWLNGRIISTAEARISPFDHGFLVGDGVFETLVARNGKPFTLTRHWRRLVASCESMGITPPVFETYLKAIHDVMNANHLTDARVRVTLTSGDGPLGSDRGDSASTMTAAATVLKPWPPTETVITVPWPRNERGALTGIKSTSYAENVRALALAHAQGAGEALFANTRDELCEGTGTNIFIVANGRVQTPPLSSGCLAGVTRALTIEACQAAGIAVEETALPITILQTCDEAFLSSSTRDVHPLARINEREMPGGAGAVTQRVAQAFRDYVAGRDDP from the coding sequence GTGAACCTTCCCTCATTCATCTGGCTCAATGGTCGCATCATCAGCACCGCCGAAGCGCGCATCTCACCCTTCGATCACGGCTTTCTTGTTGGCGATGGCGTGTTCGAGACGCTTGTCGCTCGCAATGGCAAGCCGTTCACCCTCACGCGGCACTGGCGGCGTCTCGTCGCCTCCTGCGAGTCGATGGGTATCACGCCGCCTGTTTTCGAGACTTATTTGAAGGCAATTCACGACGTGATGAACGCAAACCATCTGACTGACGCCCGTGTCCGCGTCACGCTGACCAGCGGTGATGGCCCGCTCGGCTCGGATCGTGGCGACTCGGCCTCCACAATGACCGCGGCCGCCACCGTGCTCAAACCATGGCCACCCACCGAGACCGTGATCACCGTGCCATGGCCGCGTAACGAGCGTGGCGCCCTCACCGGCATCAAATCGACTTCGTATGCCGAAAACGTCCGCGCCCTGGCCTTGGCGCATGCCCAAGGGGCTGGTGAGGCCTTGTTTGCCAACACTCGCGACGAACTTTGCGAAGGCACCGGCACCAACATCTTCATTGTTGCCAATGGCCGCGTGCAAACACCGCCGCTCAGCTCCGGCTGCCTCGCCGGTGTCACACGTGCTCTCACCATCGAGGCATGTCAGGCTGCGGGCATCGCCGTCGAAGAAACAGCCCTGCCCATCACCATCCTGCAAACCTGTGACGAAGCCTTTCTGTCTTCCAGCACCCGCGATGTGCATCCGTTGGCGCGAATCAATGAGCGCGAGATGCCTGGCGGCGCTGGTGCTGTCACCCAGCGCGTGGCGCAGGCGTTTCGGGATTACGTCGCGGGGCGTGATGATCCGTAA